A section of the Acropora muricata isolate sample 2 chromosome 4, ASM3666990v1, whole genome shotgun sequence genome encodes:
- the LOC136914008 gene encoding tudor domain-containing 6-like isoform X1, producing the protein MSSLEAEDFFDIPADCTTSLAAIAECKERKPSWSSADAHLIPQDQREFLFLATNSKFSQAKPRDKFPSKLLTTMDLVPSDARVRSASDISSGLDRNPELEDLGTWNPMADDYESKAFNSYKEPTVADFMKSFPGNSSYSSPRGDDEVRIFVGRIPQQMTREGLNNLFSQVGKLVSCKLITQHNKDTNIGFVGYNTVGEAESAIQKFDGLDVGQGSRLKVALALTKQEPTFTDLEPTVDTVNGITENGESEQNEDETSLKNGLSASANSSVSCSGKPCNFCGQLGVKWCSVCKIPYCSRDCQKKDWPKHKLLCFRQPPSDNKGTDSTTSTSSKNSPGDTEKSTEHIQKHSTFPQTSGASLHQSEERVASTSPIDSEEEMKPSPENERDPVRVDGFDVNNVEMFAEMMGFDINQVKFVEKSQGSDDSDKSSSSSLDSSMIHEASSGPPEPGTPLQEIPSPQINHALNVRRPSSGSITQEPVSPSLIADPEQLSYVKGYKRFFIKQLSMESVPTDGSFEVVVTDVEHPGCVWAQLCTPEALERQEQLRTKLQVTYSSSAYENYVPTVDEVCVAQFSFDDNWYRAKVDIVNNVGTLRVTYIDFGNHEDVTVESIRRITEDLASFPRQALRLSLYGVASTSPSDNWSTEATSFVKSKALGSKCMIQVSRQHNEILFVQLHDPRETSFGATINESLIASGLAKPREKPVTSENMSQQFSAPEVPQKAEPKRPEQKEGFQSKERRPVYQANPSQGQARQIKSPFQPGSNAAAPREFSNPVRNLTGTMANKEPFEVVINAIVNPWEFYAQKTDPELVHKLNNIMGDLNQYMNANSFPPQSHAFSCGEWCAAKFSLDRLWYRAVMLENLPNGFRVRYMDFGNSEVVPGNSIGPLPQHLQSFAPLSLRCSLAGVTKPKGKEWSAEAVYHFKSLVSNKTFLCRIIHQHDVTNIVELQDPSQNREQTVAGSLISVGLADAFVRKDGTKHQLTGKRGSSLTGPQQQLDGGTNEPKAALNDTRKSPLNFQGSLPPNRSVGPASEVRTREAQCNQPNSGQRGQSDLRDKASWNKVAIIQQTSLHPRDKIEKPCLSQLESFVFQPAIKEATLPPEASFFNALLTEVTKEGLFFIQVADHDTAQRLKTLSEDMNAYYKFAESSFFRPQPNQLCAALFAETGDWCRAFIKDVTPDGSVDVHYVDFGNTETLPVSSAQLLLDRFINVPFFALPCSLAQISQPDPPGWSDQAMAFIAEKLPVFSCTNVHLVAKGCDMLHVDFVLSKDPPQSLSQLLLQEGLAMRSLIRETGLAQQDSHLQGQGPLRRLSEQSARSTASSRKAADIVSCVFEPAVKALEGRDVFDAMLTHVSSPSSFFIQVLEHDNVKSLEQLSADLNAHYSSVRYPPFQAQTNKMCVGLFSETNDWCRGFIDGVNLDGTAHVHYLDYGNSEVLPCSEMRPLEARFQQLAPMALKSSLNGVFPAQSNGWSNSARESFLSIASLNSQLKVRVIGSESGLLLVDAISPNSSSQVSLSQFLVSQGLASANPPVDQQMTPCPQILFNDARFNASEVPLVNVPQGTTCRVLVSEVQRPDKLFLQVLHKENVQNLLAMSETLNMHCATIDNVPYNPELGELCCAKFSDDQTWYRAVVKEKITESDMMVVFVDYGNQDVVSMDSIRRITNSFAQLPIQAVECFLVDIEPVSESIWSSDTVTFLKERLTAQVTEAFFAEFGTCRRGQSFGVKLFEVGPDGQPGKSVAEDMVKRGLARGPDDAAISVLPMIVPNLDQFDVVITDVVHPGEIWGQVLDPEANNALDMLMKDINEYCLREAVPVSTFLPGQECCAQFSQDSLWYRARVLECTSSERIKVQFVDFGNSELSTPDKIRIMRDEFFKLPAQALKLCLANIRPTHHAWSQEAGDWLKVIVNRQLKATVIKRLPEHLVVSLSDWNVPNGPINISQELINAGYAANS; encoded by the exons ATGTCTTCACTTGAAGCAGAAGACTTTTTCGATATTCCTGCGGATTGCACTACTTCTCTCGCTGCAATTGCGGaatgcaaagaaagaaaaccctCGTGGAGTAGTGCAGACGCTCATTTAATCCCTCAGGATCAGAGGGAGTTTCTGTTCTTAGCCACTAACTCCAAATTCAGCCAAGCTAAGCCAAGGGACAAATTTCCATCCAAGCTGTTGACAACGATGGATCTGGTGCCATCGGATGCACGTGTGCGATCTGCGTCTGACATTTCAAGCGG ATTGGACAGAAATCCTGAGCTTGAAGATCTGGGCACTTGGAATCCAATGGCGGATGATTATGaatcaaaagcattcaacagctACAAAGAACCAACTGTTGCAGATTTTATGAAGTCTTTCCCAGG AAATTCAAGTTACTCATCTCCAAGAGGTGATGATGAAGTCAGAATATTTGTTGGCAGGATCCCTCAGCAAATGACTCGG GAAGGTTTAAACAATCTCTTTAGCCAAGTAGGGAAGTTGGTATCCTGTAAACTGATCACACAGCACAACAAAGATACAAACATTGG ATTTGTTGGCTACAATACTGTAGGTGAAGCAGAATCAGCAATACAGAAGTTTGATGGTCTTGACGTTGGGCAAGGAAGTCGACTAAAGGTTGCACTTGCGTTAACAAAACAAGAGCCAACATTTACAGACCTTGAACCAACCGTCGACACAGTAAATGGAATTACAGAAAATGGTGAAAG TGAGCAAAATGAAGATGAAACAAGCCTGAAAAATGGGTTGTCAGCATCTGCCAATAGCAGCGTGTCATGTTCAG GGAAGCCTTGCAATTTCTGTGGCCAATTGGGGGTAAAATGGTGCTCTGTGTGCAAAATTCCATACTGCAGTCGAGACTGCCAAAAGAAAGACTGGCCCAAGCACAAGCTTCTTTGCTTTCGGCAACCACCTTCTGATAATAAAGGAACTGATTCAACCACTAGTACTTCCTCGAAAAATTCCCCTGGGGATACCGAGAAATCAACTGAACACATTCAAAAGCATTCCACTTTCCCACAAACATCTGGGGCTTCTTTGCATCAATCTGAGGAACGAGTGGCCTCGACATCCCCTATTgattcagaagaagaaatgaaGCCAAGCCCAGAAAATGAAAGGGATCCAGTCAGAGTAGATGGCTTTGATGTTAACAATGTAGAGATGTTTGCTGAAATGATGGGGTTTGACATCAATCAGGTGAAATTTGTCGAGAAGAGTCAAGGCAGTGATGATTCTGACAAGtcatcttcatcttctttaGATAGCAGCATGATTCACGAGGCTTCATCCGGTCCACCTGAGCCAGGAACACCACTACAGGAGATTCCAAGTCCACAGATAAATCACGCGCTCAACGTCAGGAGGCCCAGTAGTGGCAGTATTACACAAGAACCAGTCAGTCCATCGCTGATTGCTGATCCAGAGCAACTAAGTTATGTCAAGGGTTACAAACGGTTCTTCATCAAGCAGCTATCAATGGAAAGTGTACCAACAGATGGTTCCTTTGAAGTCGTTGTCACAGATGTTGAGCATCCAGGCTGTGTATGGGCCCAGTTGTGCACTCCAGAAGCGTTAGAAAGGCAGGAACAACTGAGGACAAAACTTCAAGTTACGTACTCGAGTTCAGCGTATGAAAATTATGTTCCCACTGTCGATGAAGTGTGTGTGGCTCAGTTCAGTTTTGATGATAACTGGTATCGAGCCAAGGTTGACATTGTAAACAATGTCGGAACTTTGAGGGTGACATATATTGACTTTGGCAATCATGAAGATGTCACAGTAGAAAGCATCCGCCGCATAACCGAGGATCTAGCCAGTTTTCCACGGCAAGCTTTGAGACTTTCCTTATATGGCGTAGCAAGTACCTCCCCGTCTGATAACTGGTCTACCGAAGCAACCTCTTTCGTTAAAAGCAAAGCTCTAGGCTCCAAGTGCATGATTCAAGTCAGTCGACAACACAATGAAATATTGTTTGTGCAGCTACATGATCCTCGAGAAACAAGCTTTGGTGCTACAATAAATGAAAGCCTAATTGCTTCTGGTCTCGCTAAACCTCGGGAGAAACCAGTGACTTCAGAGAACATGAGCCAGCAATTCTCAGCTCCAGAGGTTCCACAGAAAGCAGAACCAAAACGTCCTGAGCAGAAGGAAGGTTTTCAAAGTAAAGAAAGACGACCAGTGTATCAGGCAAATCCCTCACAGGGCCAAGCGAGGCAAATCAAGTCACCCTTCCAGCCTGGAAGCAATGCTGCGGCTCCTAGAGAATTCAGCAACCCTGTGAGGAACCTTACTGGAACAATGGCTAATAAGGAACCATTTGAAGTCGTTATTAATGCTATTGTGAATCCTTGGGAGTTTTATGCACAGAAAACAGATCCAGAACTTGTTCATAAACTCAATAACATTATGGGGGATCTAAATCAGTACATGAATGCTAACTCATTCCCACCACAGTCGCACGCATTTTCTTGTGGTGAGTGGTGCGCTGCTAAATTTTCGCTGGACAGGCTTTGGTATCGCGCTGTCATGTTGGAGAATCTTCCAAATGGTTTCAGAGTTCGATACATGGATTTCGGCAACAGTGAGGTAGTTCCAGGAAATTCAATAGGTCCATTGCCTCAGCACCTGCAAAGCTTTGCTCCTCTGTCGCTGCGATGCTCGTTAGCTGGAGTAACAAAACCCAAAGGAAAGGAGTGGAGTGCAGAAGCAGTGTATCATTTCAAGTCTTTAGTGAGCAATAAAACTTTCCTTTGTAGAATCATTCATCAGCATGATGTTACAAATATTGTCGAGCTTCAAGATCCAAGCCAGAACAGAGAGCAGACTGTAGCTGGTTCACTAATATCCGTAG GTCTGGCAGATGCGTTTGTTCGCAAAGATGGAACTAAACACCAGTTGACGGGAAAAAGAGGGTCATCATTAACAGGACCTCAACAGCAATTGGATGGAGGAACAAATGAACCAAAGGCAGCTTTGAATGACACTAGAAAATCCCCTTTAAACTTTCAAGGCTCGTTACCACCAAACCGCAGTGTTGGTCCAGCTTCAGAAGTGAGGACAAGAGAGGCGCAGTGTAACCAACCGAACTCAGGGCAGAGAGGTCAAAGCGATTTGAGAGACAAAGCATCGTGGAATAAAGTTGCCATCATCCAGCAAACGTCATTGCATCCAAGAGACAAGATTGAGAAGCCATGTCTTAGTCAGCTAGAATCTTTCGTTTTTCAGCCTGCTATTAAGGAAGCAACTTTACCCCCGGAGGCGTCATTCTTTAATGCATTGTTGACAGAGGTTACAAAGGAGggtttatttttcattcaagTTGCAGACCATGATACAGCGCAGAGGTTGAAAACCCTTTCGGAAGACATGAACGCATACTACAAGTTCGCCGAGTCGTCTTTCTTCCGCCCTCAGCCAAACCAATTGTGTGCAGCTCTATTTGCTGAAACGGGAGACTGGTGCCGTGCCTTTATCAAAGATGTTACTCCGGATGGTTCAGTTGATGTCCATTATGTCGACTTTGGAAACACTGAAACGTTGCCCGTTTCCAGCGCACAGTTACTGTTGGATAGGTTCATCAATGTCCCGTTCTTTGCGTTGCCGTGCTCCTTGGCGCAGATTTCTCAACCAGATCCTCCTGGCTGGTCAGATCAAGCAATGGCATTTATTGCGGAAAAGCTTCCAGTATTTAGCTGCACGAACGTTCATCTAGTGGCGAAGGGTTGTGATATGCTTCACGTTGATTTTGTACTTTCAAAAGATCCACCACAGTCGTTGAGCCAACTGCTTTTGCAGGAAGGCTTGGCAATGAGGTCCTTGATACGCGAGACAGGATTGGCGCAACAAGACAGCCATTTACAAGGACAGGGTCCATTGCGCCGCTTGAGTGAGCAATCAGCAAGAAGCACAGCGTCATCAAGAAAAGCGGCTGATATTGTGTCATGTGTCTTTGAACCCGCTGTTAAAGCACTCGAAGGTCGTGATGTGTTTGACGCCATGTTAACCCATGTCTCGTCACCAAGTTCTTTCTTCATTCAGGTTCTAGAGCACGATAATGTTAAATCACTTGAGCAGCTGTCAGCAGATTTAAATGCCCATTACAGTTCTGTTAGATATCCTCCTTTCCAAGCTCAAACGAACAAAATGTGTGTAGGATTATTTTCCGAGACCAATGACTGGTGTAGAGGTTTTATTGACGGTGTAAACTTGGATGGAACTGCGCATGTTCATTATCTTGATTATGGCAACAGTGAGGTGTTGCCTTGTTCAGAAATGCGCCCTTTGGAGGCACGCTTCCAGCAACTAGCTCCAATGGCCTTGAAGTCTTCATTGAATGGCGTGTTTCCTGCTCAGTCAAATGGCTGGTCTAACAGTGCAAGGGAGTCATTTTTGTCAATAGCATCATTAAATAGCCAGTTAAAGGTCAGAGTGATTGGAAGCGAGAGTGGCTTGCTGCTTGTCGATGCCATTTCTCCTAATTCATCCAGTCAAGTGTCACTGAGTCAATTTCTTGTCAGTCAAGGACTGGCCAGTGCTAATCCACCAGTTGATCAACAGATGACACCATGTCCACAAATTCTCTTCAACGACGCGCGTTTTAATGCCTCAGAAGTTCCTTTGGTGAATGTTCCACAGGGAACAACTTGTCGAGTTTTAGTCAGTGAAGTCCAACGTCCAGACAAGCTCTTTCTTCAAGTCCTCCATAAGGAAAATGTCCAAAATCTTTTGGCAATGTCAGAAACTTTGAACATGCATTGCGCTACCATTGACAACGTCCCTTACAACCCTGAACTAGGAGAGCTGTGCTGTGCTAAGTTCAGTGATGATCAAACATGGTACAGAGCAGTGGTTAAGGAGAAAATAACCGAGTCAGATATGATGGTCGTGTTCGTAGATTACGGAAATCAAGATGTCGTCTCTATGGATTCCATAAGACGAATCACGAACTCGTTTGCACAGCTTCCTATTCAAGCCGTAGAGTGTTTCCTGGTAGACATCGAACCAGTGTCAGAATCCATTTGGTCCAGTGACACTGTTACTTTCTTGAAGGAGCGCCTAACAGCTCAAGTCACTGAAGCTTTCTTTGCTGAGTTTGGAACCTGCAGAAGGGGACAATCTTTCGGTGTGAAGTTGTTTGAAGTAGGCCCTGACGGACAACCAGGCAAGTCTGTTGCCGAAGATATGGTTAAACGTGGTCTCGCTCGAGGTCCAGATGACGCCGCTATCTCTGTTCTCCCAATGATTGTTCcaaacctagatcagtttgatGTTGTGATAACAGATGTTGTACATCCTGGAGAGATATGGGGTCAAGTGTTGGATCCAGAGGCTAATAATGCACTTGACATGCTCATGAAGGATATCAATGAGTATTGTTTGCGAGAAGCAGTGCCTGTCTCTACATTCCTCCCTGGCCAGGAATGTTGTGCCCAGTTCAGTCAAGATTCTCTTTGGTACAGAGCGCGTGTGCTGGAATGCACTTCATCCGAGCGCATTAAAGTTCAGTTTGTGGACTTCGGCAACAGTGAATTATCAACACCCGACAAGATAAGAATCATGAGAGATGAATTTTTCAAACTCCCTGCTCAAGCGCTGAAGCTCTGTTTGGCAAATATCCGACCTACTCATCATGCTTGGAGCCAAGAAGCAGGGGATTGGCTGAAGGTCATAGTCAATCGTCAGCTGAAAGCTACGGTTATCAAGCGTCTGCCGGAGCATTTAGTCGTGTCACTTAGCGACTGGAATGTGCCCAATGGTCCAATCAATATTAGCCAAGAGTTAATAAATGCAGGTTATGCCGCGAATTCCTAG
- the LOC136914008 gene encoding tudor domain-containing 6-like isoform X2: protein MSSLEAEDFFDIPADCTTSLAAIAECKERKPSWSSADAHLIPQDQREFLFLATNSKFSQAKPRDKFPSKLLTTMDLVPSDARVRSASDISSGLDRNPELEDLGTWNPMADDYESKAFNSYKEPTVADFMKSFPGNSSYSSPRGDDEVRIFVGRIPQQMTREGLNNLFSQVGKLVSCKLITQHNKDTNIGFVGYNTVGEAESAIQKFDGLDVGQGSRLKVALALTKQEPTFTDLEPTVDTVNGITENGESEQNEDETSLKNGLSASANSSVSCSDSSMIHEASSGPPEPGTPLQEIPSPQINHALNVRRPSSGSITQEPVSPSLIADPEQLSYVKGYKRFFIKQLSMESVPTDGSFEVVVTDVEHPGCVWAQLCTPEALERQEQLRTKLQVTYSSSAYENYVPTVDEVCVAQFSFDDNWYRAKVDIVNNVGTLRVTYIDFGNHEDVTVESIRRITEDLASFPRQALRLSLYGVASTSPSDNWSTEATSFVKSKALGSKCMIQVSRQHNEILFVQLHDPRETSFGATINESLIASGLAKPREKPVTSENMSQQFSAPEVPQKAEPKRPEQKEGFQSKERRPVYQANPSQGQARQIKSPFQPGSNAAAPREFSNPVRNLTGTMANKEPFEVVINAIVNPWEFYAQKTDPELVHKLNNIMGDLNQYMNANSFPPQSHAFSCGEWCAAKFSLDRLWYRAVMLENLPNGFRVRYMDFGNSEVVPGNSIGPLPQHLQSFAPLSLRCSLAGVTKPKGKEWSAEAVYHFKSLVSNKTFLCRIIHQHDVTNIVELQDPSQNREQTVAGSLISVGLADAFVRKDGTKHQLTGKRGSSLTGPQQQLDGGTNEPKAALNDTRKSPLNFQGSLPPNRSVGPASEVRTREAQCNQPNSGQRGQSDLRDKASWNKVAIIQQTSLHPRDKIEKPCLSQLESFVFQPAIKEATLPPEASFFNALLTEVTKEGLFFIQVADHDTAQRLKTLSEDMNAYYKFAESSFFRPQPNQLCAALFAETGDWCRAFIKDVTPDGSVDVHYVDFGNTETLPVSSAQLLLDRFINVPFFALPCSLAQISQPDPPGWSDQAMAFIAEKLPVFSCTNVHLVAKGCDMLHVDFVLSKDPPQSLSQLLLQEGLAMRSLIRETGLAQQDSHLQGQGPLRRLSEQSARSTASSRKAADIVSCVFEPAVKALEGRDVFDAMLTHVSSPSSFFIQVLEHDNVKSLEQLSADLNAHYSSVRYPPFQAQTNKMCVGLFSETNDWCRGFIDGVNLDGTAHVHYLDYGNSEVLPCSEMRPLEARFQQLAPMALKSSLNGVFPAQSNGWSNSARESFLSIASLNSQLKVRVIGSESGLLLVDAISPNSSSQVSLSQFLVSQGLASANPPVDQQMTPCPQILFNDARFNASEVPLVNVPQGTTCRVLVSEVQRPDKLFLQVLHKENVQNLLAMSETLNMHCATIDNVPYNPELGELCCAKFSDDQTWYRAVVKEKITESDMMVVFVDYGNQDVVSMDSIRRITNSFAQLPIQAVECFLVDIEPVSESIWSSDTVTFLKERLTAQVTEAFFAEFGTCRRGQSFGVKLFEVGPDGQPGKSVAEDMVKRGLARGPDDAAISVLPMIVPNLDQFDVVITDVVHPGEIWGQVLDPEANNALDMLMKDINEYCLREAVPVSTFLPGQECCAQFSQDSLWYRARVLECTSSERIKVQFVDFGNSELSTPDKIRIMRDEFFKLPAQALKLCLANIRPTHHAWSQEAGDWLKVIVNRQLKATVIKRLPEHLVVSLSDWNVPNGPINISQELINAGYAANS, encoded by the exons ATGTCTTCACTTGAAGCAGAAGACTTTTTCGATATTCCTGCGGATTGCACTACTTCTCTCGCTGCAATTGCGGaatgcaaagaaagaaaaccctCGTGGAGTAGTGCAGACGCTCATTTAATCCCTCAGGATCAGAGGGAGTTTCTGTTCTTAGCCACTAACTCCAAATTCAGCCAAGCTAAGCCAAGGGACAAATTTCCATCCAAGCTGTTGACAACGATGGATCTGGTGCCATCGGATGCACGTGTGCGATCTGCGTCTGACATTTCAAGCGG ATTGGACAGAAATCCTGAGCTTGAAGATCTGGGCACTTGGAATCCAATGGCGGATGATTATGaatcaaaagcattcaacagctACAAAGAACCAACTGTTGCAGATTTTATGAAGTCTTTCCCAGG AAATTCAAGTTACTCATCTCCAAGAGGTGATGATGAAGTCAGAATATTTGTTGGCAGGATCCCTCAGCAAATGACTCGG GAAGGTTTAAACAATCTCTTTAGCCAAGTAGGGAAGTTGGTATCCTGTAAACTGATCACACAGCACAACAAAGATACAAACATTGG ATTTGTTGGCTACAATACTGTAGGTGAAGCAGAATCAGCAATACAGAAGTTTGATGGTCTTGACGTTGGGCAAGGAAGTCGACTAAAGGTTGCACTTGCGTTAACAAAACAAGAGCCAACATTTACAGACCTTGAACCAACCGTCGACACAGTAAATGGAATTACAGAAAATGGTGAAAG TGAGCAAAATGAAGATGAAACAAGCCTGAAAAATGGGTTGTCAGCATCTGCCAATAGCAGCGTGTCATGTTCAG ATAGCAGCATGATTCACGAGGCTTCATCCGGTCCACCTGAGCCAGGAACACCACTACAGGAGATTCCAAGTCCACAGATAAATCACGCGCTCAACGTCAGGAGGCCCAGTAGTGGCAGTATTACACAAGAACCAGTCAGTCCATCGCTGATTGCTGATCCAGAGCAACTAAGTTATGTCAAGGGTTACAAACGGTTCTTCATCAAGCAGCTATCAATGGAAAGTGTACCAACAGATGGTTCCTTTGAAGTCGTTGTCACAGATGTTGAGCATCCAGGCTGTGTATGGGCCCAGTTGTGCACTCCAGAAGCGTTAGAAAGGCAGGAACAACTGAGGACAAAACTTCAAGTTACGTACTCGAGTTCAGCGTATGAAAATTATGTTCCCACTGTCGATGAAGTGTGTGTGGCTCAGTTCAGTTTTGATGATAACTGGTATCGAGCCAAGGTTGACATTGTAAACAATGTCGGAACTTTGAGGGTGACATATATTGACTTTGGCAATCATGAAGATGTCACAGTAGAAAGCATCCGCCGCATAACCGAGGATCTAGCCAGTTTTCCACGGCAAGCTTTGAGACTTTCCTTATATGGCGTAGCAAGTACCTCCCCGTCTGATAACTGGTCTACCGAAGCAACCTCTTTCGTTAAAAGCAAAGCTCTAGGCTCCAAGTGCATGATTCAAGTCAGTCGACAACACAATGAAATATTGTTTGTGCAGCTACATGATCCTCGAGAAACAAGCTTTGGTGCTACAATAAATGAAAGCCTAATTGCTTCTGGTCTCGCTAAACCTCGGGAGAAACCAGTGACTTCAGAGAACATGAGCCAGCAATTCTCAGCTCCAGAGGTTCCACAGAAAGCAGAACCAAAACGTCCTGAGCAGAAGGAAGGTTTTCAAAGTAAAGAAAGACGACCAGTGTATCAGGCAAATCCCTCACAGGGCCAAGCGAGGCAAATCAAGTCACCCTTCCAGCCTGGAAGCAATGCTGCGGCTCCTAGAGAATTCAGCAACCCTGTGAGGAACCTTACTGGAACAATGGCTAATAAGGAACCATTTGAAGTCGTTATTAATGCTATTGTGAATCCTTGGGAGTTTTATGCACAGAAAACAGATCCAGAACTTGTTCATAAACTCAATAACATTATGGGGGATCTAAATCAGTACATGAATGCTAACTCATTCCCACCACAGTCGCACGCATTTTCTTGTGGTGAGTGGTGCGCTGCTAAATTTTCGCTGGACAGGCTTTGGTATCGCGCTGTCATGTTGGAGAATCTTCCAAATGGTTTCAGAGTTCGATACATGGATTTCGGCAACAGTGAGGTAGTTCCAGGAAATTCAATAGGTCCATTGCCTCAGCACCTGCAAAGCTTTGCTCCTCTGTCGCTGCGATGCTCGTTAGCTGGAGTAACAAAACCCAAAGGAAAGGAGTGGAGTGCAGAAGCAGTGTATCATTTCAAGTCTTTAGTGAGCAATAAAACTTTCCTTTGTAGAATCATTCATCAGCATGATGTTACAAATATTGTCGAGCTTCAAGATCCAAGCCAGAACAGAGAGCAGACTGTAGCTGGTTCACTAATATCCGTAG GTCTGGCAGATGCGTTTGTTCGCAAAGATGGAACTAAACACCAGTTGACGGGAAAAAGAGGGTCATCATTAACAGGACCTCAACAGCAATTGGATGGAGGAACAAATGAACCAAAGGCAGCTTTGAATGACACTAGAAAATCCCCTTTAAACTTTCAAGGCTCGTTACCACCAAACCGCAGTGTTGGTCCAGCTTCAGAAGTGAGGACAAGAGAGGCGCAGTGTAACCAACCGAACTCAGGGCAGAGAGGTCAAAGCGATTTGAGAGACAAAGCATCGTGGAATAAAGTTGCCATCATCCAGCAAACGTCATTGCATCCAAGAGACAAGATTGAGAAGCCATGTCTTAGTCAGCTAGAATCTTTCGTTTTTCAGCCTGCTATTAAGGAAGCAACTTTACCCCCGGAGGCGTCATTCTTTAATGCATTGTTGACAGAGGTTACAAAGGAGggtttatttttcattcaagTTGCAGACCATGATACAGCGCAGAGGTTGAAAACCCTTTCGGAAGACATGAACGCATACTACAAGTTCGCCGAGTCGTCTTTCTTCCGCCCTCAGCCAAACCAATTGTGTGCAGCTCTATTTGCTGAAACGGGAGACTGGTGCCGTGCCTTTATCAAAGATGTTACTCCGGATGGTTCAGTTGATGTCCATTATGTCGACTTTGGAAACACTGAAACGTTGCCCGTTTCCAGCGCACAGTTACTGTTGGATAGGTTCATCAATGTCCCGTTCTTTGCGTTGCCGTGCTCCTTGGCGCAGATTTCTCAACCAGATCCTCCTGGCTGGTCAGATCAAGCAATGGCATTTATTGCGGAAAAGCTTCCAGTATTTAGCTGCACGAACGTTCATCTAGTGGCGAAGGGTTGTGATATGCTTCACGTTGATTTTGTACTTTCAAAAGATCCACCACAGTCGTTGAGCCAACTGCTTTTGCAGGAAGGCTTGGCAATGAGGTCCTTGATACGCGAGACAGGATTGGCGCAACAAGACAGCCATTTACAAGGACAGGGTCCATTGCGCCGCTTGAGTGAGCAATCAGCAAGAAGCACAGCGTCATCAAGAAAAGCGGCTGATATTGTGTCATGTGTCTTTGAACCCGCTGTTAAAGCACTCGAAGGTCGTGATGTGTTTGACGCCATGTTAACCCATGTCTCGTCACCAAGTTCTTTCTTCATTCAGGTTCTAGAGCACGATAATGTTAAATCACTTGAGCAGCTGTCAGCAGATTTAAATGCCCATTACAGTTCTGTTAGATATCCTCCTTTCCAAGCTCAAACGAACAAAATGTGTGTAGGATTATTTTCCGAGACCAATGACTGGTGTAGAGGTTTTATTGACGGTGTAAACTTGGATGGAACTGCGCATGTTCATTATCTTGATTATGGCAACAGTGAGGTGTTGCCTTGTTCAGAAATGCGCCCTTTGGAGGCACGCTTCCAGCAACTAGCTCCAATGGCCTTGAAGTCTTCATTGAATGGCGTGTTTCCTGCTCAGTCAAATGGCTGGTCTAACAGTGCAAGGGAGTCATTTTTGTCAATAGCATCATTAAATAGCCAGTTAAAGGTCAGAGTGATTGGAAGCGAGAGTGGCTTGCTGCTTGTCGATGCCATTTCTCCTAATTCATCCAGTCAAGTGTCACTGAGTCAATTTCTTGTCAGTCAAGGACTGGCCAGTGCTAATCCACCAGTTGATCAACAGATGACACCATGTCCACAAATTCTCTTCAACGACGCGCGTTTTAATGCCTCAGAAGTTCCTTTGGTGAATGTTCCACAGGGAACAACTTGTCGAGTTTTAGTCAGTGAAGTCCAACGTCCAGACAAGCTCTTTCTTCAAGTCCTCCATAAGGAAAATGTCCAAAATCTTTTGGCAATGTCAGAAACTTTGAACATGCATTGCGCTACCATTGACAACGTCCCTTACAACCCTGAACTAGGAGAGCTGTGCTGTGCTAAGTTCAGTGATGATCAAACATGGTACAGAGCAGTGGTTAAGGAGAAAATAACCGAGTCAGATATGATGGTCGTGTTCGTAGATTACGGAAATCAAGATGTCGTCTCTATGGATTCCATAAGACGAATCACGAACTCGTTTGCACAGCTTCCTATTCAAGCCGTAGAGTGTTTCCTGGTAGACATCGAACCAGTGTCAGAATCCATTTGGTCCAGTGACACTGTTACTTTCTTGAAGGAGCGCCTAACAGCTCAAGTCACTGAAGCTTTCTTTGCTGAGTTTGGAACCTGCAGAAGGGGACAATCTTTCGGTGTGAAGTTGTTTGAAGTAGGCCCTGACGGACAACCAGGCAAGTCTGTTGCCGAAGATATGGTTAAACGTGGTCTCGCTCGAGGTCCAGATGACGCCGCTATCTCTGTTCTCCCAATGATTGTTCcaaacctagatcagtttgatGTTGTGATAACAGATGTTGTACATCCTGGAGAGATATGGGGTCAAGTGTTGGATCCAGAGGCTAATAATGCACTTGACATGCTCATGAAGGATATCAATGAGTATTGTTTGCGAGAAGCAGTGCCTGTCTCTACATTCCTCCCTGGCCAGGAATGTTGTGCCCAGTTCAGTCAAGATTCTCTTTGGTACAGAGCGCGTGTGCTGGAATGCACTTCATCCGAGCGCATTAAAGTTCAGTTTGTGGACTTCGGCAACAGTGAATTATCAACACCCGACAAGATAAGAATCATGAGAGATGAATTTTTCAAACTCCCTGCTCAAGCGCTGAAGCTCTGTTTGGCAAATATCCGACCTACTCATCATGCTTGGAGCCAAGAAGCAGGGGATTGGCTGAAGGTCATAGTCAATCGTCAGCTGAAAGCTACGGTTATCAAGCGTCTGCCGGAGCATTTAGTCGTGTCACTTAGCGACTGGAATGTGCCCAATGGTCCAATCAATATTAGCCAAGAGTTAATAAATGCAGGTTATGCCGCGAATTCCTAG